One window of the Synechococcus sp. CC9311 genome contains the following:
- a CDS encoding alpha/beta fold hydrolase, with protein MNVASTKKTIRLGGTIDEIRFLYSGKNIKLVVEHQGPEDAPMLLLLPALSTVSSRGEWRNFVESIQDEYHVISFDWPGFGDSDRPKLKYNIDILSRSLSAIFDYLKRYKQDKLTVIAAGHSACVVLSLADDYSEKWEQLVLVAPTWRGPLPSMSSWHPKYFSWLRWIVSCPIIGPILYYINTSRGILKYMLRRHVWSDIELLTPTEILEQQKLSRKPGARFASVSFVSGGFDPSGERSWWLKKVRHLKCRLQVVVAMEAPARSKREMQILAEHAQQFLQINGRLGLHQEFGTFLSNRIL; from the coding sequence ATGAATGTTGCATCAACGAAGAAAACAATCCGCCTGGGCGGAACTATCGATGAAATTCGGTTTTTATACTCAGGAAAAAACATTAAACTGGTTGTTGAACATCAAGGCCCAGAGGATGCCCCGATGCTGCTCTTACTACCAGCACTAAGCACTGTGTCTAGCAGGGGTGAATGGCGAAATTTTGTCGAATCTATTCAGGATGAATACCACGTCATTAGCTTTGATTGGCCTGGCTTTGGAGATAGTGATAGACCAAAATTGAAATACAATATTGATATTCTAAGTAGATCACTGTCGGCCATTTTTGATTACCTAAAGCGATACAAGCAAGACAAGCTTACTGTCATAGCGGCTGGTCACAGTGCTTGTGTTGTATTAAGTTTGGCTGATGACTATTCAGAGAAGTGGGAGCAACTCGTTCTTGTTGCACCAACATGGAGAGGCCCATTACCCAGCATGAGCAGTTGGCATCCAAAATACTTTAGCTGGCTACGTTGGATTGTCTCCTGTCCAATAATTGGCCCAATACTCTATTACATCAATACAAGTCGAGGAATCTTGAAATATATGTTGCGAAGACATGTTTGGTCCGATATTGAATTATTAACGCCAACAGAGATTCTTGAGCAACAAAAGTTGAGCCGAAAACCTGGGGCGAGATTTGCGAGCGTTTCATTTGTTAGTGGTGGCTTTGATCCATCAGGAGAGCGATCTTGGTGGTTGAAGAAAGTAAGACATCTCAAATGCAGATTGCAGGTAGTGGTAGCGATGGAAGCACCAGCGCGCTCAAAGAGAGAAATGCAAATTTTGGCAGAACATGCTCAACAGTTCTTGCAAATAAACGGTCGCTTAGGATTACACCAAGAGTTTGGAACATTCTTATCAAACAGAATTCTCTAG
- a CDS encoding iron uptake porin has product MTHFASSCVRIILKLFQQLLVAPAALGLLAPVAANATELNINGVSDYAASGEQVTSITQFSDVYPTDWAYQALSNLIERYGCVAGYPNGTYRGNRAMTRFEAAALLNACLDRVTEVTDELKRLMKEFEKELAILKGRVDGLEARVGELEATQFSTTTKLSGLATFVVGANNFSGTKSKADPANRDFGATTFNYDLQLSLETSFTGKDLLITILRSGNFGENSVFGGNPNGLSTLETAFQEDSGANSVGIDKLYYQFPVANSLTFTLGARVGQEDMLAVWPSAYPSDPILDVTTLNGAPAAYNKNLGPGAGVSWSTDSGFSISANYVAAQGSSSDPNAGGIGTEFSEASGTVQLAYESENWNIAAIWSGVQSPSELVGGFGTTFAADNYFSGRKAFMNAWGIGGSWQPQESGWIPSISAGYGYNALYAKNVGDVTTSQSWNLGLEWSDVFLKGNNAGMAVGQPVFATDLKGDEVPADGNYVWEWWYQFQVTDNISVTPALFYLSRPEGQNTDLNGGDDTLSQLGGLVKTTFKF; this is encoded by the coding sequence ATGACGCATTTTGCGTCATCTTGTGTGAGGATCATTTTGAAACTTTTCCAACAACTGCTGGTGGCTCCAGCTGCCCTGGGCCTTTTGGCACCTGTGGCTGCAAACGCCACTGAGCTCAATATCAATGGTGTGTCTGACTACGCCGCCTCTGGCGAGCAAGTCACCAGCATCACTCAGTTTTCTGACGTTTACCCAACCGATTGGGCTTATCAGGCTCTTAGCAACCTGATCGAGCGCTACGGCTGTGTGGCCGGTTACCCCAACGGCACCTACCGCGGTAACAGGGCAATGACCCGCTTTGAAGCGGCTGCTCTGTTGAACGCCTGTCTCGACCGCGTCACCGAAGTGACCGACGAGCTGAAGCGCCTGATGAAGGAGTTCGAAAAGGAACTCGCCATCCTCAAGGGCCGTGTTGACGGACTTGAAGCCCGCGTTGGTGAACTGGAAGCAACTCAGTTCTCCACCACCACCAAGCTTTCTGGATTGGCAACGTTTGTTGTTGGTGCGAATAATTTTTCTGGAACCAAATCGAAAGCCGATCCTGCGAACAGAGACTTTGGTGCCACTACATTTAATTATGACCTCCAATTAAGCCTTGAAACTAGTTTCACTGGAAAAGATTTATTAATTACAATCTTAAGGTCAGGCAATTTTGGTGAGAACTCTGTATTCGGTGGCAATCCAAACGGCTTATCAACCCTAGAAACAGCATTTCAGGAAGATTCTGGTGCCAACTCTGTTGGTATCGACAAGCTTTACTATCAATTCCCCGTCGCTAACTCGCTGACTTTCACGCTTGGAGCCCGTGTTGGTCAGGAAGACATGCTTGCTGTTTGGCCTAGTGCTTATCCAAGTGATCCAATCTTGGATGTCACAACCCTCAATGGTGCTCCAGCTGCTTACAACAAAAACCTGGGACCAGGAGCCGGTGTTAGTTGGTCTACTGATAGCGGTTTCAGTATCTCTGCAAATTATGTTGCTGCTCAAGGTTCGAGTTCAGACCCTAATGCTGGTGGTATAGGAACTGAATTCTCTGAGGCTTCAGGCACGGTACAACTTGCTTATGAATCAGAAAACTGGAACATTGCCGCTATTTGGTCAGGCGTTCAAAGTCCATCTGAATTAGTTGGTGGATTCGGCACTACATTCGCTGCAGACAACTACTTTTCTGGCCGAAAAGCCTTTATGAATGCTTGGGGTATTGGCGGCTCTTGGCAGCCACAAGAGAGTGGTTGGATTCCATCAATCTCTGCAGGATATGGATACAATGCTTTATATGCTAAGAATGTTGGTGATGTCACAACAAGTCAATCATGGAATCTTGGCTTGGAATGGAGTGACGTCTTCCTGAAGGGCAACAATGCAGGCATGGCCGTAGGTCAACCCGTATTTGCTACAGATTTGAAGGGCGATGAAGTTCCTGCAGATGGCAACTATGTATGGGAATGGTGGTATCAATTCCAGGTCACTGACAACATTAGCGTTACGCCCGCATTGTTCTATTTAAGTCGTCCTGAAGGTCAGAATACTGATCTAAATGGTGGCGATGATACTTTAAGTCAGCTTGGTGGATTGGTAAAAACAACCTTCAAATTCTAA
- a CDS encoding iron uptake porin, with product MKLFQQLLVAPAALGLLAPLAANATELNINGVSDYAASGEQVTSITQFSDVYPTDWAYQALSNLIERYGCVAGYPNGTYRGNRAMTRFEAAALLNACLDRVTEVTDELKRLMKEFEKELAILKGRVDGLEARVGELEATQFSTTTKLSGLATFVVGANNFSGTKSKADPANRDFGATTFNYDLQLSLETSFTGKDLLITILRSGNFGENSVFGGNPNGLSTLETAFQEDSGANSVGIDKLYYQFPVANSLTFTLGARVGQEDMLAVWPSAYPSDPILDVTTLNGAPAAYNKNLGPGAGVSWSTDSGFSISANYVAAQGSSSDPNAGGIGTEFSEASGTVQLAYESENWNIAAIWSGVQSPSELVGGFGTTFAADNYFSGRKAFMNAWGIGGSWQPQESGWIPSISAGYGYNALYAKNVGDVTTSQSWNLGLEWSDVFLKGNNAGMAVGQPVFATDLKGDEVPADGNYVWEWWYQFQVTDNISVTPALFYLSRPEGQNTDLNGGDDTLSQLGGLVKTTFKF from the coding sequence TTGAAACTTTTCCAACAACTGTTGGTGGCTCCAGCTGCATTGGGCCTTTTGGCACCTTTGGCTGCAAACGCCACTGAGCTCAATATCAATGGTGTGTCTGACTACGCCGCCTCTGGCGAGCAAGTCACCAGCATCACTCAGTTTTCTGACGTTTACCCAACCGATTGGGCTTATCAGGCTCTTAGCAACCTGATCGAGCGCTACGGCTGTGTGGCCGGTTACCCCAACGGCACCTACCGCGGTAACAGGGCAATGACCCGCTTTGAAGCGGCTGCTCTGTTGAACGCCTGTCTCGACCGCGTCACCGAAGTGACCGACGAGCTGAAGCGCCTGATGAAGGAGTTCGAAAAGGAACTCGCCATCCTCAAGGGCCGTGTTGACGGACTTGAAGCCCGCGTTGGTGAACTGGAAGCAACTCAGTTCTCCACCACCACCAAGCTTTCTGGATTGGCAACGTTTGTTGTTGGTGCGAATAATTTTTCTGGAACCAAATCGAAAGCCGATCCTGCGAACAGAGACTTTGGTGCCACTACATTTAATTATGACCTCCAATTAAGCCTTGAAACTAGTTTCACTGGAAAAGATTTATTAATTACAATCTTAAGGTCAGGCAATTTTGGTGAGAACTCTGTATTCGGTGGCAATCCAAACGGCTTATCAACCCTAGAAACAGCATTTCAGGAAGATTCTGGTGCCAACTCTGTTGGTATCGACAAGCTTTACTATCAATTCCCCGTCGCTAACTCGCTGACTTTCACGCTTGGAGCCCGTGTTGGTCAGGAAGACATGCTTGCTGTTTGGCCTAGTGCTTATCCAAGTGATCCAATCTTGGATGTCACAACCCTCAATGGTGCTCCAGCTGCTTACAACAAAAACCTGGGACCAGGAGCCGGTGTTAGTTGGTCTACTGATAGCGGTTTCAGTATCTCTGCAAATTATGTTGCTGCTCAAGGTTCGAGTTCAGACCCTAATGCTGGTGGTATAGGAACTGAATTCTCTGAGGCTTCAGGCACGGTACAACTTGCTTATGAATCAGAAAACTGGAACATTGCCGCTATTTGGTCAGGCGTTCAAAGTCCATCTGAATTAGTTGGTGGATTCGGCACTACATTCGCTGCAGACAACTACTTTTCTGGCCGAAAAGCCTTTATGAATGCTTGGGGTATTGGCGGCTCTTGGCAGCCACAAGAGAGTGGTTGGATTCCATCAATCTCTGCAGGATATGGATACAATGCTTTATATGCTAAGAATGTTGGTGATGTCACAACAAGTCAATCATGGAATCTTGGCTTGGAATGGAGTGACGTCTTCCTGAAGGGCAACAATGCAGGCATGGCCGTAGGTCAACCCGTATTTGCTACAGATTTGAAGGGCGATGAAGTTCCTGCAGATGGCAACTATGTATGGGAATGGTGGTATCAATTCCAGGTCACTGACAACATTAGCGTTACGCCCGCATTGTTCTATTTAAGTCGTCCTGAAGGTCAGAATACTGATCTAAATGGTGGCGATGATACTTTAAGTCAGCTTGGTGGATTGGTAAAAACAACCTTCAAATTCTAA
- a CDS encoding di-heme oxidoredictase family protein: MRHSLSKILVGFLALLLTVGLGNFFNLERPVWARIGDPQKAAGQMTIFNRAFTAFATPADGLSEAELDRHVETDPLFEQSHIPLVGHAGAGLGPIHNAKSCASCHVLNGRGRPVTGQSLFRIAMREGEGDQPVPGLGFQLQDKAIYGHSPEATVERVWIEDNGLRRMQAKLTKPDGSDISPITVASSLRIAPPMIGLGLLEAIPESNLIANADPDDVNKDGISGRPVWVDDENGIRRIGRFGWKSTSASVIEQSADAYQQDMGLTTATGPNSVLAADGKPADISWNELVGVTYYTQTLGSPATAKKASSKVVRRGSLVFDQLECAKCHVPSQQTGFNAGAVAGVINNQEIWPYTDLLVHDMGPGLDDGVAEKGLSLSSEWRTAPLWGLGMTQPVNRGAGFLHDGRARTIDEAIRWHGGEALQSKNAYLELSQKRRNDLLSWLNQL; this comes from the coding sequence ATGAGACATTCTCTTTCAAAAATTCTTGTCGGATTCCTAGCCCTGCTCTTGACAGTAGGGCTTGGGAATTTTTTTAACTTAGAAAGACCCGTGTGGGCAAGAATTGGAGATCCCCAAAAGGCTGCGGGGCAGATGACAATCTTTAATCGAGCTTTCACCGCATTTGCAACCCCTGCTGACGGTCTCAGTGAGGCGGAACTTGATCGACATGTGGAAACAGATCCACTTTTTGAGCAAAGCCATATTCCATTAGTGGGTCATGCTGGAGCTGGTTTAGGTCCTATTCACAACGCTAAATCATGTGCGTCCTGCCATGTTTTGAATGGTCGAGGACGTCCCGTTACTGGTCAATCTCTGTTTCGCATAGCGATGCGAGAAGGAGAAGGCGACCAACCTGTACCTGGACTAGGGTTTCAATTGCAAGACAAGGCCATTTATGGCCACAGCCCGGAAGCAACTGTTGAAAGGGTATGGATTGAAGACAATGGTTTACGGAGGATGCAAGCCAAACTTACAAAACCAGATGGATCTGACATCTCACCAATCACCGTTGCAAGTTCATTAAGGATCGCTCCACCAATGATTGGTCTGGGATTACTTGAGGCGATCCCTGAATCCAATCTCATTGCAAATGCAGATCCTGATGATGTCAATAAAGATGGAATTTCAGGACGTCCTGTTTGGGTTGATGATGAAAATGGAATACGTCGAATCGGTCGTTTCGGATGGAAATCCACGTCTGCAAGCGTCATTGAACAAAGTGCAGATGCATATCAGCAGGATATGGGGCTTACAACAGCCACAGGTCCTAACAGTGTGTTAGCTGCTGATGGCAAACCCGCAGACATCAGCTGGAACGAACTCGTTGGTGTGACCTATTACACACAGACGCTAGGATCTCCTGCGACGGCAAAAAAAGCATCTAGCAAAGTAGTAAGACGTGGTTCACTTGTGTTTGACCAATTGGAATGTGCTAAGTGTCATGTTCCAAGTCAACAAACTGGCTTTAATGCTGGGGCAGTTGCTGGTGTAATTAATAACCAAGAAATCTGGCCATACACAGATCTTTTAGTTCATGACATGGGTCCTGGACTGGATGATGGTGTCGCAGAAAAAGGACTTAGTTTGTCATCTGAATGGAGAACAGCACCACTGTGGGGACTTGGAATGACACAACCAGTCAATCGTGGAGCAGGTTTTCTACATGATGGTCGTGCAAGGACAATTGACGAAGCCATACGTTGGCATGGCGGTGAGGCACTACAAAGTAAAAATGCATATCTTGAATTATCGCAAAAACGTCGAAACGATTTACTCAGCTGGCTAAATCAACTTTAA
- a CDS encoding imelysin family protein — MHQRSGLLSALVAAALSATVTSACTSQSQAGPTDQDVSSALVNDVVIPSYKKLVSGTKKLNQALQVLVKDPNPANLKLARDEWKKSRNTWEVTETWAYGPAETEDFDPKLDDWPVSDKELAEALSEKDFTKEKFNALDTTGRGFHGIEYVIFGNGDTPVEASDLTTQQLAYLRIAGENLKSNAKQLLAAWSGPEGFGKADVEADPAKTVNDILEGMAGCLDEVSNTKLGEALASGKGELESTFSGNTGADVLSNLQGVQLAWEKSKIQEYAKTKDAELSNQLTVELQTALAQAKELPTRLNDKLDNGDTQKQVKMLMEAISKAFDTTEALKSKIG; from the coding sequence ATGCACCAACGTTCAGGACTTCTTTCAGCACTAGTTGCAGCGGCCTTGTCAGCAACGGTCACTAGTGCCTGCACTTCTCAATCGCAGGCTGGTCCAACAGATCAGGATGTCAGCTCAGCTTTAGTTAATGATGTGGTAATTCCTAGCTATAAAAAGTTAGTTAGTGGGACTAAAAAGCTTAATCAGGCTCTTCAAGTGCTAGTCAAAGATCCAAACCCTGCCAATCTTAAATTAGCTCGTGATGAGTGGAAAAAATCACGTAACACTTGGGAAGTAACGGAAACGTGGGCTTACGGCCCTGCTGAAACGGAAGATTTTGATCCTAAACTTGATGACTGGCCTGTGAGTGATAAGGAATTAGCAGAGGCACTATCGGAAAAAGATTTCACAAAAGAGAAATTTAATGCTCTAGATACAACAGGAAGAGGATTCCACGGCATTGAATATGTAATTTTTGGTAACGGCGATACTCCTGTTGAAGCATCTGATTTAACCACTCAGCAGCTAGCTTATTTAAGGATTGCGGGTGAAAATTTAAAATCCAATGCAAAACAGCTTCTGGCCGCATGGAGTGGACCAGAAGGCTTTGGTAAGGCTGATGTTGAAGCAGACCCTGCCAAAACAGTGAATGACATCCTTGAAGGAATGGCAGGATGCCTTGATGAGGTAAGTAATACTAAATTGGGAGAAGCACTTGCTAGTGGAAAGGGGGAATTAGAAAGTACCTTTAGTGGCAACACCGGTGCTGATGTTTTGTCAAACTTACAAGGTGTTCAGCTGGCCTGGGAGAAGTCAAAAATTCAAGAATACGCCAAAACAAAGGATGCAGAGTTGTCCAATCAGTTGACCGTAGAATTGCAGACAGCGCTGGCACAGGCTAAAGAACTACCAACACGTCTCAATGATAAACTTGATAATGGTGATACCCAAAAGCAAGTTAAAATGCTGATGGAAGCAATTTCGAAAGCATTTGATACAACTGAGGCATTGAAGTCAAAGATTGGATGA